Below is a window of Agrobacterium vitis DNA.
CCGCCGTCAGGCTCCAGCTGACAGCCACCAGTGCGCTCAACGCCCCCGCTGCCATTGGCCTCATCGACCAGAGATGTTGCAGCGTATAGACGAGGTAGACGCCAAGAGCCGCCTCGGCAAGGGGCATGAGCAACACGATCCACAGACCAAGCCCGATTGGTGTTGACGCCAGAAAGGCGCCGCCGGGCAGGATCGGCTGAAGACTGTTTCTGTCAAGCGCCACAAACAGCATGAAAGCGGCAAGCGCCATGCCGATCATGGTGTTACGGGAGATCTCCAGCGCCGTCAGATTGGCCGCCAGCAACAGCAACAGCCCGACCAGCAGCAGGCTCAGCCGGCCTATCGGCAAGCCACCCGGATTGGCCGGGTTTTTGCCATTTTTCTCCCCTTTTGGAACAGCAATCCTGGCCAAGATCAGAAAGATGATACCGGCGGGAACGTTGACGAGGAAGGCTGCGCGCCACGAAATCGCCTCAGTCAACAGACCGGCCAGCACCGGTCCGCCAAAGGCCGATACCGCCCAGACGGCGGCTTCGATGCCGAAAATGCGGGCAATCAACCTGCGCGGGAAGAGCGTCGAGATCAGCATATAGCACAGCGCCAGGACAGCGCCTTCTCCAAGCCCCTGCAAGACGCGCCCGATGATGATACCTGCCATTGATCCCGCCAGACCGGCGGTCAGGGTCCCCGTCAGGAAAACCGTGGTGACGATAGCGAGCGCGCCTCGGGTGCCGACCCTGGCCTTCAGGCTGGCGCAACTTGCGCCAGCGATAATCGATGCTGCCAGATAGAGTGTGCTGGTCCAGGGCAACCACTGCGCGCCGCCAAGCTCGGCAATGGCCGAGGGCAGGGCGGTCGAGACAAGGAAAGCGTTGAAGGCATGCAGGCCAACTCCAAGGCTGACCATGACGGTTGCCGCTCTGAGGCCGGGGGTGAACAGATCGCGCCAATGCCCATTCTCCGGCATTATCGCATCAGCCGTTGTGGCTTCGGTGTTAATCTCCTGAATT
It encodes the following:
- a CDS encoding MFS transporter; protein product: MEIQEINTEATTADAIMPENGHWRDLFTPGLRAATVMVSLGVGLHAFNAFLVSTALPSAIAELGGAQWLPWTSTLYLAASIIAGASCASLKARVGTRGALAIVTTVFLTGTLTAGLAGSMAGIIIGRVLQGLGEGAVLALCYMLISTLFPRRLIARIFGIEAAVWAVSAFGGPVLAGLLTEAISWRAAFLVNVPAGIIFLILARIAVPKGEKNGKNPANPGGLPIGRLSLLLVGLLLLLAANLTALEISRNTMIGMALAAFMLFVALDRNSLQPILPGGAFLASTPIGLGLWIVLLMPLAEAALGVYLVYTLQHLWSMRPMAAGALSALVAVSWSLTAVITANISTQKARENLILLGVFTEAGGLAGTTLAIATGYLPGLILSLIGVGMAFGMAWAALSQTMMEASPPEDRDRTSALLPTLQTAGYAMGAALAGLIANRSGFSGTASPEILRHAVGNSFLFGLACLAPAILLAPWMVRSLKKTR